A genome region from Erigeron canadensis isolate Cc75 chromosome 3, C_canadensis_v1, whole genome shotgun sequence includes the following:
- the LOC122593931 gene encoding uncharacterized protein LOC122593931 translates to MKIKRARMGNCIIRQNKIMQTGWEVTEHKEHMKVDGVLPELVPVCGQMYYPVPVSIPSVETSKSPDLKAESEDGNGAVRIKLVITKQELAVMLKKGGVSVGELLSHMKKESSHESVVIEDEHNKNCGRWKPVLDSIPEVS, encoded by the coding sequence atgaaaataaaacGAGCAAGAATGGGGAATTGTATAATTCGACAAAACAAGATCATGCAAACAGGTTGGGAAGTCACTGAACATAAAGAACACATGAAAGTTGATGGAGTCTTACCCGAATTAGTTCCCGTCTGTGGTCAGATGTATTATCCTGTGCCAGTTTCTATACCTTCTGTGGAAACCAGCAAGAGCCCGGATCTAAAGGCAGAATCAGAAGACGGGAATGGAGCCGTGAGGATTAAGTTGGTGATAACTAAGCAAGAGTTAGCAGTTATGTTGAAAAAAGGTGGTGTTTCAGTAGGTGAGTTACTTTCTCATATGAAAAAAGAAAGCTCACATGAGAGTGTCGTGATTGAAGATGAACACAATAAAAATTGTGGAAGATGGAAGCCTGTGTTAGATAGTATACCTGAAGTAAGCTAG